The following proteins are co-located in the Legionella busanensis genome:
- a CDS encoding amino acid permease, producing MTDQSISIKKPLNDGGYKRGLKDRHVQLIALGGIIGSGYFLGTGAVINQVGPSVFIAYILGGLIIYLTMLCMGELAVAIPISGSFITYTAEFISPAVACGVGWSYWISWVAYIPAECIAGGIIMEHFTGINGYLWAVLFGLLITYVNIAKVGTFGEIEFWLAVIKIVALIAFVFLAILIFFGIIHGPQPASIIGAKFIFDQGGLFPNGIFALLTAMVLLLVNYQGSEIIGLAAGESIDPARMIPRAIRNVTYRILFIYIIPVFCLVLIFPWQKASLNNSVFADALNFYGLHWAGAATSFVTLTAALSCSNSGVYGIVRSLNALARNGMAPHPLSKLNRNFVPQNAGIVTLISIWVLLATSYFFGQSILYIALLLVSGFTGATAWISLCWAQINFRRRLYQAGYTTKDLQYKTPGSPYTGIIAILLMVACLIFLCMNKDPTYKIAFVMGIASFVVPILIYVLGGFHKRRSEAMERNQHIQFKDIFPKKN from the coding sequence GTGACTGATCAAAGCATATCTATTAAAAAACCCCTCAATGATGGTGGTTATAAACGCGGCTTAAAAGACCGACATGTACAACTAATTGCCCTTGGAGGAATTATTGGCTCAGGGTACTTTCTAGGTACAGGGGCTGTCATTAATCAAGTTGGGCCGTCTGTTTTTATTGCCTATATTTTAGGTGGTTTAATTATATATTTGACTATGTTATGTATGGGAGAGCTAGCTGTAGCTATTCCCATCTCTGGCTCCTTTATAACTTATACTGCCGAATTTATTTCCCCTGCTGTTGCTTGTGGAGTTGGCTGGTCTTATTGGATAAGTTGGGTAGCTTATATCCCTGCTGAATGTATCGCTGGTGGTATAATTATGGAGCATTTTACCGGTATAAATGGCTATTTATGGGCGGTACTTTTTGGCTTATTAATTACTTATGTTAATATTGCTAAAGTAGGTACTTTTGGTGAAATAGAATTTTGGTTAGCCGTAATTAAAATTGTTGCTTTAATAGCTTTTGTCTTTTTAGCTATCTTAATATTTTTCGGTATTATTCATGGCCCTCAGCCAGCTAGTATTATTGGTGCTAAGTTTATATTTGATCAAGGTGGCTTATTTCCTAATGGTATTTTTGCTTTATTAACGGCGATGGTACTTTTATTAGTAAATTATCAAGGCTCTGAAATCATTGGACTTGCAGCTGGCGAATCAATTGATCCAGCTCGCATGATTCCACGGGCTATACGTAATGTAACATATCGAATTTTATTTATTTACATTATTCCAGTCTTTTGTTTAGTGCTAATTTTTCCTTGGCAAAAAGCAAGCCTTAATAATTCTGTATTTGCTGATGCACTGAATTTTTATGGGTTACACTGGGCAGGTGCTGCAACAAGTTTCGTAACTTTAACAGCGGCTTTATCCTGTTCTAATTCTGGGGTTTATGGTATTGTACGTTCACTTAATGCGCTAGCTCGAAATGGTATGGCGCCTCACCCTCTTAGCAAATTAAATCGTAACTTTGTTCCGCAAAATGCAGGAATTGTTACCCTTATTTCTATCTGGGTTTTACTAGCGACAAGTTATTTCTTTGGCCAATCTATTTTATACATTGCTTTACTCCTTGTCTCAGGCTTTACAGGCGCAACAGCTTGGATTTCTTTATGTTGGGCACAAATTAATTTTCGCCGCCGTCTATATCAGGCAGGCTATACAACCAAGGATTTACAATATAAAACACCTGGCTCACCCTATACAGGTATTATTGCTATATTATTAATGGTTGCTTGCTTAATCTTTTTATGTATGAATAAAGATCCAACCTATAAAATTGCATTTGTTATGGGCATTGCCAGCTTCGTTGTACCCATCCTTATCTATGTTTTAGGTGGGTTTCATAAACGAAGATCTGAAGCTATGGAACGTAACCAGCATATTCAATTTAAAGATATTTTTCCTAAAAAGAATTAG
- a CDS encoding efflux RND transporter periplasmic adaptor subunit: MIDRVQIEWRFRRLAEIALLFIVITSCSDQKSSSVQPKLQVPVKEIKTSFIPIFKEYIGLTQSISSVDIRARVEGFLIKMNFVEGAIVKKNQLLFVIDPKPFEAQLNLAQGQLSRSIAEKEFQQLEFLRLKALVAKGDIAKARFDQVTALYREAIAQVDIQTAQVEQAKINLSYCSMYSPIDGIISHKYVDVGNLVGAGEKTLLANVVQLNPIYVEFNPSTSDFTELLKYRSNMPFKVEITLPNDKNTRFYGKVDLINNQVNVSTATILMRALIDNPKNLLLPGIYVDVKLILTNKSPAILVPIAAVMQNQEMRSVYIVTTNNKVQAKTVTVSGQIDENYIIISGLKDGDKVILSGLQKLQPGMEVIPQLVNMNST, from the coding sequence ATGATTGATAGAGTTCAAATCGAATGGCGATTCAGAAGATTAGCTGAAATTGCCCTATTATTTATAGTCATTACAAGTTGCTCCGATCAAAAATCTTCCTCTGTTCAACCTAAACTTCAAGTTCCAGTTAAGGAGATTAAAACTTCATTTATTCCTATTTTCAAAGAATATATTGGTCTTACACAATCTATATCAAGTGTTGATATCCGCGCTCGAGTAGAAGGCTTCTTAATTAAAATGAATTTTGTTGAAGGAGCGATAGTTAAAAAAAATCAGCTATTATTTGTTATAGATCCAAAGCCATTTGAAGCACAGCTTAATCTAGCTCAAGGACAGCTTTCGCGCAGTATTGCTGAAAAAGAATTTCAACAGCTTGAATTCTTAAGATTAAAAGCCTTAGTCGCCAAAGGTGATATTGCAAAAGCCCGTTTTGATCAGGTAACTGCGCTATATAGAGAAGCAATAGCTCAAGTAGATATTCAGACAGCTCAAGTAGAACAAGCGAAAATTAATTTAAGTTATTGCTCTATGTATTCACCTATTGATGGCATTATTAGTCATAAATATGTTGATGTTGGAAACTTAGTTGGCGCCGGAGAAAAAACATTATTAGCTAATGTAGTTCAATTAAATCCAATTTATGTTGAATTTAACCCCAGTACAAGTGATTTTACAGAGCTGCTTAAGTATCGCTCAAATATGCCTTTTAAGGTAGAAATCACTTTACCTAATGATAAAAATACTCGTTTCTATGGCAAAGTAGATTTAATTAACAATCAAGTTAATGTCTCCACCGCAACTATTCTAATGAGAGCTCTTATTGATAATCCTAAGAATTTATTGTTGCCAGGTATTTATGTTGATGTAAAACTGATATTAACTAATAAAAGTCCCGCTATTTTAGTGCCAATTGCTGCTGTTATGCAGAATCAAGAGATGCGTTCTGTCTATATTGTTACTACTAATAATAAGGTTCAAGCAAAAACTGTTACAGTTTCAGGACAAATAGATGAAAATTATATTATTATTTCAGGCCTTAAAGACGGAGATAAAGTTATCTTAAGCGGCTTACAAAAGCTTCAACCAGGTATGGAAGTTATACCTCAATTAGTGAACATGAATTCGACATAA
- a CDS encoding protein LphB translates to MANKKWLLLFAIIIFIYLVILQIYAIWPFTIDDMYISLRYAKHLANGQGLLWNINEPPVEGYSNFSFVMLATLAIKLNLNPVIVLKFVGLIGLLLLTFSIYLLTRLWFTPLLSCLPCLGVLVYRGQIIWSVSGFETTVYQALICFSLFALLKALGYRLYPKQEAKRSQLAFIVSGILLGLASLTRPEGPFFVILFYSIAWFDKKNNLNFYRKDLLIGILAFSTLYIPYFAWRLYYFGQLFPNPIYCKGLVDSYFGQIDKNYLKLAWPFFLLALPAIWQAQDHRHYYFWLPSVLYLLLLISADPIVAFENRLFLPAFVLLLPLSLKGLGEIIAYCLQDKGQSSFYQFALIIISILVGFSFIPILSLANLKYFTLNPQKGELLRKQVATWLEKNIASNSHVVLADSGLIPYYSSLAFIDSFCLNNKDMTTLPRKLMSIQGCEKIIKQKPEVIILTSLIEKKITYPSVDACLYNYIKLSKFYRFRIAFQTSESNPKYRYDIYTALH, encoded by the coding sequence ATGGCTAATAAAAAATGGCTTTTACTATTTGCAATTATTATTTTTATTTACTTAGTTATATTACAAATATATGCTATTTGGCCTTTTACTATTGATGATATGTACATTAGCCTTCGCTATGCGAAGCATTTAGCAAATGGTCAAGGTTTGTTATGGAATATTAATGAACCGCCTGTAGAAGGTTATTCTAATTTTAGTTTTGTAATGCTAGCAACATTAGCAATAAAGTTAAATTTAAATCCCGTTATTGTACTTAAATTTGTCGGTTTAATTGGATTATTGCTTTTAACTTTCAGTATTTATTTACTTACTCGTCTATGGTTTACACCACTTTTATCTTGTCTACCTTGTTTGGGGGTTCTTGTTTATCGCGGGCAAATTATTTGGTCTGTAAGTGGCTTTGAGACAACTGTTTATCAGGCATTAATTTGCTTCTCACTTTTTGCCTTATTAAAGGCTTTAGGTTATCGCTTATACCCTAAGCAAGAAGCTAAAAGGAGTCAGTTAGCTTTTATAGTAAGTGGTATTTTATTAGGCTTAGCAAGCTTGACTAGACCAGAAGGCCCTTTTTTTGTGATACTATTTTATAGTATCGCGTGGTTTGATAAAAAAAATAATCTTAACTTTTATAGAAAAGATCTATTAATAGGCATACTAGCTTTTTCTACTCTTTATATTCCCTACTTTGCATGGCGTTTATACTATTTTGGACAGCTATTTCCAAATCCTATTTATTGCAAGGGCTTGGTTGACTCTTATTTTGGTCAAATTGATAAAAATTATTTAAAGTTGGCCTGGCCCTTTTTTTTGTTAGCATTACCAGCTATATGGCAAGCACAGGATCATCGTCATTATTATTTTTGGCTGCCAAGTGTCCTTTATTTATTACTTTTAATAAGTGCAGATCCCATAGTTGCTTTTGAAAATCGATTGTTTTTACCTGCTTTTGTTTTACTTCTACCTTTAAGCTTAAAGGGATTAGGAGAAATTATTGCTTATTGCTTGCAGGATAAGGGGCAAAGTAGTTTTTATCAATTCGCTTTAATAATTATCTCAATTTTGGTGGGATTTAGTTTTATACCAATATTAAGCTTAGCCAATTTAAAATATTTTACCTTAAATCCTCAGAAAGGTGAGCTCTTAAGAAAGCAGGTAGCTACATGGCTTGAGAAAAATATTGCAAGCAATAGTCATGTGGTACTAGCTGATAGTGGGTTAATTCCTTATTATAGTTCTTTGGCTTTTATTGATTCTTTTTGCTTAAATAATAAAGATATGACAACGCTACCTCGTAAGCTAATGTCAATTCAAGGATGCGAAAAAATTATTAAACAAAAGCCTGAAGTTATTATTTTAACATCTCTTATTGAGAAAAAAATAACTTATCCTTCTGTAGATGCGTGTTTATATAACTATATAAAATTAAGTAAATTTTACCGATTTAGGATAGCTTTTCAAACTTCTGAGTCAAATCCTAAGTATCGTTATGATATTTATACAGCATTGCATTAA
- a CDS encoding polysaccharide biosynthesis protein yields MQTLSALITKVYKKLPVITFDVLSIPVAWYLSYWLRYNMNPMLSHFKSEHSLEALSILLIFQVSCYYYFKVYRGLWRFSSINDVIRIIKAVITAVILTLPGLYLASLLAYIPRSVLPLYSIILTTLLCGGRLLMRAYRERSNSNLAQSVYRVLIIGAGHAGESLARDMRRNSTYAPVGFVDDNPSKRGMEIHGIRVLGSSRDLPELVLAYAVNLIFIALPSARSAAMRRIVNLCEQCKVPFQTTPSLSDLASGLVKVNALREVNIEDLLGRDQVQLDWSKIGAAIYDKPIAVTGGGGSIGSELCRQIMKLKPSKLLIIDNSEFNLYNIEQELKLAYPHSVIMPVLISVTDQIAINIHLSKFKPYIVFHAAAYKHVPMLEDQIRVAVQNNILGTQIVAEASVNVGAKKFILISTDKAVNPTNVMGTTKRVAEIYCQNLNERVETEFITVRFGNVLGSTGSVVPLFQKQLQTGGPLTVTHPDIQRYFMTIPEACQLILQAMINGLGSEIFVLDMGEPIKISYLAEQIIRLAGKVPGQDIQIKYIGLRPGEKLFEELFHESEELTQTEHEKLFKAKFRKLDWHELNQTIRLLASACDKHNNDELHILLKSLVPEFKSQMDVVF; encoded by the coding sequence ATGCAAACCCTAAGTGCACTTATAACTAAAGTTTATAAAAAATTACCAGTAATTACATTTGATGTGCTATCTATTCCTGTGGCGTGGTATCTATCTTATTGGTTAAGATATAACATGAATCCAATGCTTAGCCATTTTAAGAGTGAGCATTCCTTAGAGGCACTTTCTATTCTATTAATCTTTCAGGTTAGTTGTTATTATTATTTTAAGGTTTATCGAGGTTTATGGCGTTTTTCGTCAATCAATGATGTAATTCGAATTATTAAAGCAGTTATTACTGCAGTTATTTTAACGTTGCCCGGTCTTTATCTAGCGTCCCTTCTAGCATATATTCCACGTTCTGTTTTACCTTTATATAGTATAATCTTAACTACTTTACTCTGTGGTGGACGTTTGCTGATGCGTGCTTATCGTGAACGTAGTAATAGTAATTTAGCACAGTCCGTATATCGAGTTTTAATTATTGGCGCAGGCCATGCTGGTGAAAGTTTAGCTCGTGATATGAGGCGGAATTCTACTTATGCGCCGGTTGGTTTTGTTGATGATAATCCAAGTAAGCGAGGTATGGAAATTCATGGAATTAGAGTTCTAGGTTCTTCCAGAGACTTACCAGAACTTGTATTAGCCTATGCGGTTAATTTAATTTTTATAGCGCTTCCCTCAGCTCGCTCAGCAGCTATGCGCCGTATTGTTAATCTTTGTGAACAATGTAAGGTTCCTTTCCAAACAACCCCTAGCTTATCTGATTTGGCTTCGGGTTTAGTTAAAGTTAACGCATTGCGTGAAGTAAATATTGAAGACTTATTAGGGCGAGATCAGGTTCAGTTAGATTGGAGTAAGATTGGTGCGGCTATTTATGATAAACCTATAGCTGTGACAGGCGGGGGCGGATCAATTGGGTCGGAATTATGTCGTCAAATTATGAAATTAAAGCCAAGTAAACTGCTTATTATAGATAATTCAGAATTCAATTTATACAATATTGAGCAGGAGCTTAAATTGGCATACCCACATTCAGTGATTATGCCTGTACTAATCTCAGTAACAGATCAAATTGCGATAAACATTCACTTAAGTAAATTTAAGCCCTATATAGTTTTTCATGCTGCAGCTTATAAACACGTTCCTATGCTTGAAGATCAAATTAGAGTTGCTGTTCAAAACAATATTTTAGGAACACAAATAGTAGCTGAAGCTAGTGTTAATGTCGGCGCTAAGAAATTTATTTTAATATCAACTGATAAAGCGGTAAATCCCACAAATGTTATGGGTACTACAAAACGTGTAGCTGAAATTTATTGTCAAAATTTAAATGAACGAGTAGAAACTGAATTTATTACAGTAAGATTTGGTAATGTACTGGGATCAACCGGAAGTGTCGTACCACTATTTCAAAAACAATTACAGACAGGTGGACCCTTAACAGTTACTCATCCAGATATACAACGATATTTTATGACTATTCCTGAAGCATGTCAGCTTATTTTGCAGGCAATGATTAATGGCTTAGGAAGTGAGATTTTTGTGTTGGATATGGGTGAACCAATTAAAATTAGTTATTTAGCTGAACAAATCATTCGTTTGGCTGGAAAAGTACCAGGACAAGATATTCAAATAAAATATATAGGTTTAAGGCCTGGAGAAAAGTTATTTGAAGAATTATTTCATGAATCTGAAGAACTAACCCAGACAGAGCATGAAAAATTATTTAAAGCAAAATTTCGTAAGCTTGATTGGCATGAATTAAACCAAACAATTCGTTTGTTAGCTTCTGCTTGTGATAAACATAATAATGATGAGTTACACATTTTATTAAAAAGTTTGGTACCAGAATTTAAGTCGCAAATGGATGTAGTATTTTAA
- a CDS encoding Nif3-like dinuclear metal center hexameric protein produces the protein MIIRQELEAYVHRLLACSDFNDYAPNGLQVEGKEKISSIVTAVSASESVIKEACVLQADALLVHHGFFWRGEKPTITGIKRSRIAKLLSQDINLFGYHLPLDCHLELGNNACLAQLLDLQTVKQHRLQNTPNLLWSGSFTLNKTSEEVISLLTKQLKQKPIHVTGNNKSIKTIAWCSGAAQDFIEDAYALGVDAYLSGEISERTFYQAQELGMHYFACGHHATERYGIQALGEHLASKFNLTHQFIDTENFI, from the coding sequence ATGATTATAAGACAAGAGTTAGAAGCGTATGTTCATCGATTATTAGCCTGTTCAGATTTTAATGATTATGCTCCAAACGGTTTACAGGTAGAAGGGAAAGAAAAAATATCTTCTATTGTAACAGCTGTAAGTGCTTCTGAAAGTGTAATTAAAGAGGCTTGTGTTTTGCAGGCAGATGCTTTGCTTGTTCATCATGGGTTTTTTTGGCGTGGTGAAAAGCCTACGATTACAGGTATAAAACGCTCAAGGATAGCTAAACTATTAAGCCAGGATATTAATTTATTCGGTTATCATTTGCCACTCGATTGTCACCTCGAGCTAGGCAACAATGCTTGTTTAGCTCAACTACTAGATTTGCAAACAGTAAAACAGCATCGTCTACAAAATACGCCGAATTTATTATGGTCAGGTTCATTTACGTTAAATAAAACTAGTGAAGAAGTAATTTCTTTGTTAACTAAACAATTAAAGCAAAAACCAATCCATGTGACTGGCAATAATAAATCAATCAAAACGATTGCTTGGTGTAGTGGTGCAGCACAAGATTTTATTGAAGATGCCTATGCCTTAGGCGTTGATGCCTATTTAAGTGGTGAAATCTCTGAGCGAACCTTTTATCAAGCGCAAGAATTAGGTATGCATTATTTTGCTTGTGGCCATCATGCAACTGAGCGTTATGGTATTCAAGCCCTAGGAGAGCACCTAGCATCTAAATTTAATTTAACGCACCAATTTATTGATACAGAAAACTTTATTTAA
- a CDS encoding efflux RND transporter permease subunit, which translates to MVKFFIYRPIFAMVIAILMVLVGVICIFILPVAQYPSIVPPVVQVSTQYLGAGASVVSDTVTTPLETNINGVEGMIYMTSSSTNNGNSNISITFDVGYDVDIAAVDVLNDTNTATPLLPETVVKSGVTIQKASTSLVVVVNLLSKENNLDESFLSNYGQIQVTPALQRIPGVGSVTNFGLLEYSIRIWLDPNKLASMSISPQEVIRAVEEQNQQAAVGVIGQPPVPRNIPFQYQLSTLGQLDETDQFKDIIVRVKDNGEIVRIRDLGRVEMGAETYMNTSNFSGKPTASIGVYQLPGSNAIQVANNIRQVMNDLAKNFPPGMTYTIAYDTTKFVRESLKEVIITLFEAIVLVFIVVFIFLQNWRTTLIPCIAIPVSLIGTFALFKIFGFSINILSLLGLVLAIGLVVDDAIVVVENVEKKLEQSFTNIREATLAATREVQGPIIATTLILLAVFVPVAFIPGMTGRLYNQFALSIAFSVALSGINSLTLTPALCGLLLKQKKENKFFILRWFELGYEKLLYYYQRGVKHCINYRKLVLIIFGLLTLLTALIFYHLPTGFIPDEDQGYFMIVVKGPDGSSLYRTEQTINKIQTILDKTEGIASSIAVNGYNVIDSINEPDAAVVFVILNPWDERKTAKLNVTGIMATLQKQLDKINDAMIFTANAPAIPGLGSVGGFQLEIQDRNYKGVDFLAKAVSQFVEEGKKRPELKGVFSDLNTKVPQLYLDIDRTRAKALNISITNLLTTLQTYLGAYYVNNFTKYGQTYRVLVQAEGNARADATDITKLYVKSDTGKMIPLSSLVKVKSINGPFNIPHYNLYTAATVTGGPAPGYSSGQALAAIEEVAKNVLPPGIGYEWTGITYQQLKAGNLAALIFLLCLIFVFLFLAALYESWSMPFMILLAVPLALLGAGLALMIRSLALDVYAQIGLVLLIGLAAKNAILIVEFAKDKREAGAGIIEAATEAARLRLRPILMTAFAFVLGVLPLAVAKGAGAASRHSIGTTVLGGMLVATILSLLIVPVFYVVIEKIREQRLERKNVTQQYR; encoded by the coding sequence ATGGTTAAATTTTTCATATACCGCCCTATATTTGCTATGGTGATTGCTATTTTGATGGTATTAGTAGGTGTTATTTGTATTTTTATTTTACCTGTTGCTCAATATCCTTCAATTGTTCCACCGGTTGTACAAGTAAGTACTCAATATTTAGGTGCAGGTGCGAGTGTAGTTTCTGACACCGTAACAACCCCGTTGGAGACAAATATTAACGGCGTTGAAGGTATGATTTATATGACTTCTTCCAGCACTAACAATGGCAATTCTAATATTAGTATTACTTTTGACGTTGGTTATGATGTTGATATTGCTGCAGTGGATGTTTTAAACGATACAAATACGGCTACTCCTTTACTACCTGAGACTGTCGTTAAATCAGGTGTTACTATCCAGAAGGCTTCAACTAGTTTAGTTGTGGTAGTTAATTTACTAAGTAAAGAAAATAATCTTGATGAATCATTTTTAAGTAATTATGGTCAAATTCAAGTAACACCAGCCCTACAACGCATACCTGGCGTAGGTAGCGTAACGAATTTCGGTTTATTAGAATATTCTATTCGAATATGGCTTGATCCAAATAAATTAGCCAGTATGAGTATTTCCCCTCAAGAAGTTATTCGGGCAGTAGAGGAACAAAATCAACAAGCAGCAGTAGGTGTCATTGGGCAGCCCCCTGTACCGCGAAACATTCCTTTTCAATATCAGCTCTCAACACTAGGGCAACTAGATGAAACTGATCAATTTAAAGATATTATTGTTCGTGTTAAAGACAATGGCGAGATCGTTCGTATTAGAGATCTTGGTCGTGTTGAGATGGGTGCTGAAACGTATATGAATACCTCTAATTTTAGTGGTAAGCCAACAGCAAGTATTGGTGTCTATCAGTTGCCAGGATCAAATGCTATTCAGGTAGCTAATAATATTCGTCAAGTCATGAATGATCTAGCAAAAAACTTTCCGCCCGGCATGACTTATACAATAGCCTACGATACAACTAAGTTTGTCCGTGAATCATTAAAAGAAGTTATCATTACTTTATTTGAAGCCATTGTATTAGTTTTTATTGTTGTTTTTATTTTTTTGCAAAATTGGCGCACAACGTTAATTCCATGTATTGCTATCCCTGTATCTTTAATTGGGACATTTGCTTTATTTAAGATTTTTGGCTTTTCAATTAATATTTTGAGCCTTCTAGGTTTAGTATTAGCTATTGGTTTAGTTGTAGATGATGCCATTGTTGTTGTTGAAAATGTGGAAAAGAAACTTGAACAAAGCTTTACAAACATAAGAGAAGCAACGCTTGCCGCAACAAGAGAAGTCCAGGGCCCAATCATCGCAACTACTTTAATCTTACTTGCTGTATTTGTACCAGTAGCATTTATTCCCGGTATGACCGGCAGACTATATAATCAATTTGCTTTATCTATAGCATTTTCAGTTGCTTTATCAGGGATAAATTCTTTAACTCTTACTCCCGCTTTATGTGGACTTTTATTAAAACAGAAAAAAGAAAATAAATTTTTTATTCTGCGTTGGTTTGAATTAGGCTATGAAAAATTACTTTATTATTATCAACGTGGCGTTAAACATTGTATTAACTATCGTAAGTTGGTTTTAATTATCTTTGGCTTACTTACTTTACTAACAGCGCTAATTTTCTATCATCTTCCCACAGGTTTTATTCCAGATGAAGATCAAGGCTATTTTATGATAGTTGTGAAAGGTCCTGATGGGTCATCGCTTTACCGTACAGAGCAAACGATTAATAAGATACAAACTATTTTAGATAAAACAGAAGGTATAGCCAGTAGTATTGCTGTTAATGGCTATAATGTTATTGACTCTATTAATGAGCCAGATGCAGCAGTCGTATTTGTTATATTAAACCCCTGGGATGAGCGTAAAACAGCTAAACTAAATGTAACGGGTATTATGGCTACGTTACAAAAGCAATTAGACAAAATTAATGATGCTATGATTTTTACCGCTAATGCGCCTGCAATTCCTGGCCTAGGCTCAGTTGGTGGCTTTCAGCTAGAAATTCAGGATAGAAATTATAAAGGTGTGGATTTTTTAGCTAAAGCTGTAAGTCAATTTGTAGAAGAGGGAAAAAAACGCCCTGAATTAAAAGGTGTTTTTTCTGACCTAAATACTAAAGTGCCTCAATTGTATTTAGACATTGATAGAACACGAGCAAAAGCACTTAATATTTCAATTACTAATTTACTGACTACATTGCAAACTTATTTAGGCGCCTATTACGTTAATAATTTTACTAAATATGGTCAAACGTACCGGGTTTTGGTACAAGCTGAAGGGAATGCACGTGCTGATGCAACGGATATTACAAAATTATACGTTAAAAGTGATACTGGAAAGATGATTCCTTTATCAAGTTTAGTGAAAGTTAAATCAATTAACGGACCCTTTAATATTCCCCATTATAATCTTTATACTGCAGCGACTGTTACCGGCGGCCCTGCACCTGGCTATAGTTCAGGCCAGGCATTAGCTGCTATTGAGGAAGTAGCAAAAAATGTGCTGCCACCAGGTATCGGCTATGAATGGACCGGAATTACATATCAGCAATTAAAAGCTGGTAATTTGGCGGCATTAATTTTTTTACTCTGTTTGATATTTGTATTTCTTTTTTTAGCAGCCCTTTATGAAAGTTGGTCTATGCCTTTTATGATTTTGCTCGCTGTCCCTTTAGCATTATTAGGCGCAGGTCTTGCTTTAATGATACGTTCTTTAGCATTAGATGTTTATGCACAAATTGGTTTGGTTTTACTAATTGGTCTCGCTGCTAAGAATGCTATTTTAATTGTTGAATTTGCTAAAGATAAACGAGAAGCGGGTGCAGGTATTATTGAAGCTGCAACAGAGGCTGCGCGTTTGCGCCTACGTCCTATTTTAATGACAGCTTTTGCCTTTGTATTAGGCGTTTTACCTTTAGCAGTTGCTAAAGGTGCTGGCGCTGCTAGTCGTCATTCGATTGGAACTACAGTTTTAGGCGGGATGCTTGTAGCAACAATTTTGAGTCTATTAATTGTACCTGTTTTTTATGTGGTTATTGAAAAAATACGAGAACAGCGTCTAGAAAGAAAAAATGTTACACAACAATATAGATAA
- a CDS encoding decaprenyl-phosphate phosphoribosyltransferase encodes MPPLKKIAYLLRLPQWSKAAFVFLGVIYSGLPSYLLHALLAAFAFCLLSSAVYIYNDLHDREHDKVHPKKCRRPLASGEISLTLAQVLLFSLLIISLVLALNISNLLFLILLCYLIINLAYNYILKKIPILDVLCIASGFMLRVLAGTLGIGLPISWWLTCTATLISLFIAFSKRSLEKKLGLSTETRVVLKKYSQPMLDSLIMLTGVGSFLFYLLYTIVVREEAFYFLITLPFAAIGLWRFAWLSNRPVTYNDDPMAVFFHDFLSRLNLLIFLFLTFVALANG; translated from the coding sequence ATGCCGCCATTGAAAAAAATTGCTTATTTATTAAGGTTACCTCAATGGAGTAAGGCTGCTTTTGTTTTTTTAGGCGTTATTTATTCTGGGTTGCCAAGCTATTTACTGCATGCTCTTTTAGCGGCATTTGCATTTTGTTTATTATCAAGTGCTGTATATATATATAACGATTTACACGATCGTGAGCACGATAAAGTACATCCAAAAAAATGTAGACGTCCTTTAGCCAGTGGCGAAATTTCTTTAACGTTAGCGCAAGTCCTTTTATTTTCTCTTTTAATAATAAGTTTAGTTTTAGCCTTAAACATTTCAAATTTACTCTTTTTAATTTTACTTTGTTATTTAATTATTAATCTTGCTTATAACTATATTTTAAAAAAAATTCCTATTTTAGATGTTTTATGTATAGCAAGTGGTTTTATGCTTCGTGTTCTTGCAGGGACATTAGGTATTGGTTTGCCTATCTCTTGGTGGTTGACATGTACAGCTACCCTAATTAGCTTATTTATTGCATTTAGTAAGAGAAGCCTTGAAAAAAAGTTGGGTCTAAGTACTGAAACAAGGGTAGTATTAAAAAAATATTCCCAACCAATGCTTGATAGTTTAATCATGCTCACTGGCGTAGGTTCGTTTCTATTTTATTTGCTTTATACCATCGTTGTGCGAGAAGAAGCTTTTTACTTTCTTATAACACTCCCTTTTGCAGCAATTGGCCTTTGGCGCTTTGCTTGGTTATCCAATCGTCCTGTTACTTATAATGATGATCCTATGGCTGTTTTTTTTCATGACTTTTTATCACGTTTAAATTTATTAATTTTTTTATTCTTAACATTCGTGGCGTTAGCAAATGGCTAA